A genomic stretch from Caloenas nicobarica isolate bCalNic1 chromosome 3, bCalNic1.hap1, whole genome shotgun sequence includes:
- the DEGS1 gene encoding sphingolipid delta(4)-desaturase DES1, with translation MGNTVAREDFEWVYTDQPHADRRKEILAKHPEIKALMKPDYNLIWVVVLMVLAQLTAFYLVKDLDWKWVIFWAYVFGSCISHSMTLAIHEISHNSAFGNSKAMWNRWFGIFANLPLGLPYSISFKRYHMDHHRYLGGDGIDVDIPTNFEGWFFCTRFRKFIWIVLQPLFYAIRPLCINPKPITRLEIINLLAQLSFDVVIYYLWGVKSIFYMLAGSILGLGLHPISGHFIAEHYMFLKGHETYSYYGPLNLLTFNVGYHNEHHDFPNIPGKSLPLVKKIAAEYYDNLPQYNSWIKVLYDFVMDDTISPYSRMKRHLKGEVQQD, from the exons ATGGGTAACACCGTCGCCAGAGAGGATTTCGAGTGGGTGTACACGGACCAGCCTCACGCCGACCGCCGCAAGGAGATCTTGG CTAAACATCCAGAGATAAAAGCCTTGATGAAGCCAGACTACAACTTGATCTGGGTGGTTGTGCTGATGGTTCTTGCACAATTGACTGCCTTTTATCTGGTTAAAGACTTGGACTGGAAATGGGTCATCTTCTGGGCATATGTTTTTGGGAGCTGTATTAGCCACTCCATGACTCTGGCTATTCACGAGATCTCTCACAATAGTGCCTTTGGCAACAGCAAAGCCATGTGGAATCGGTGGTTTGGAATATTTGCCAACCTCCCTCTTGGTCTCCCATACTCCATATCCTTCAAGAGATACCACATGGATCATCATCGTTACTTAGGAGGTGATGGAATTGATGTGGACATTCCGACCAACTTTGAAGGCTGGTTTTTCTGCACCCGTTTTAGGAAGTTCATATGGATTGTTCTTCAGCCCCTTTTCTATGCGATTAGACCTCTCTGCATCAATCCCAAGCCCATTACTCGACTTGAAATAATCAATTTATTGGCTCAGCTTTCCTTTGATGTGGTGATATATTATTTATGGGGAGTCAAATCCATCTTTTACATGCTTGCTGGTTCAATACTTGGACTTGGGTTGCACCCAATTTCAGGACACTTCATAGCTGAAcattacatgtttttaaaaggacatGAAACTTATTCCTACTATGGGCCACTTAATTTGCTCACTTTTAATGTTGGTTATCACAATGAACATCATGACTTCCCCAATATTCCTGGCAAGAGCCTTCCACTG GTGAAGAAAATAGCAGCTGAATACTATGACAACCTGCCACAATACAACTCTTGGATAAAAGTACTGTATGACTTTGTGATGGATGACACAATCAGCCCATATTCACGCATGAAAAGGCACTTAAAGGGTGAAGTGCAGCAAGATTAA